One stretch of Microcebus murinus isolate Inina chromosome 12, M.murinus_Inina_mat1.0, whole genome shotgun sequence DNA includes these proteins:
- the GRHPR gene encoding glyoxylate reductase/hydroxypyruvate reductase isoform X1, translating to MRPVRLMKVFITRRIPPEGFAALTRAADCEVEQWDSDEPIPDKELEQGVAGAHGLLCLLSDRVDKRLLDAAGANLKVISTLSVGVDHLALDEIKKRCLICSGIRVGYTPDVLTDATAELTVSLLLSTCRRLPEAIEEVKNGGWTSWKPLWMCGYGLTQSTVGIIGLGRIGQAIARRLKPFGVQRFLYTGRQPRPEEAAEFQAEFVSVPQLAAQSDFIVVACSLTPATRGLCNKDFFQKMKKTAVFVNISRGDVVNQDDLYQALASGQIAAAGLDVTTPEPLPTNHPLLTLKNCVILPHIGSATYRTRNTMSLLAANNLLAGLRGEPMPSELKL from the exons CTGTGAGGTGGAGCAGTGGGATTCGGACGAGCCCATCCCGGACAAGGAGCTGGAGCAAGGCGTGGCGGGGGCCCACGGcctgctctgcctcctctctGACCGTGTGGACAAGAGGCTGCTGGATGCCGCAG GAGCCAATCTCAAAGTCATCAGCACCCTGTCCGTGGGCGTTGACCACTTGGCTTTGGATGAAATTAAGAAGCG ATGTCTGATTTGTAGTGGGATCCGAGTGGGCTACACCCCAGATGTCCTGACAGATGCCACCGCTGAACTCACAGTGTCCCTGCTGCTCTCCACCTGCCGCCGGTTGCCAGAGGCCATTGAAGAAGTGAAGAA CGGTGGCTGGACCTCGTGGAAGCCCCTGTGGATGTGTGGCTACGGACTCACGCAGAGCACCGTTGGCATCATCGGGCTGGGGCGCATAG GCCAGGCCATTGCTCGGCGTCTGAAACCGTTTGGCGTCCAGAGATTTCTATACACAGGGCGCCAACCCAGGCCTGAGGAAGCAGCAGAATTCCAGGCAGAGTTTG tgTCTGTCCCCCAGCTGGCTGCCCAGTCTGATTTCATCGTCGTGGCCTGCTCCTTAACGCCTGCAACTAGGGGGCTCTGCAACAAGGACTTCTTCCAGAAGATGAAGAAGACAGCTGTGTTTGTCAACATCAGCAG GGGCGATGTCGTAAACCAGGACGACCTGTACCAGGCCTTGGCCAGTGGTCAGATCGCAGCTGCTGGACTGGATGTGACAACCCCAGAACCACTGCCTACAAACCACCCTCTCCTGACCCTGAAGAACTGTG tgATCCTGCCCCACATTGGCAGTGCCACTTACAGAACTCGCAACACCATGTCCTTATTGGCAGCTAACAACTTGCTGGCTGGCCTGAGAGGGGAGCCGATGCCCAGTGAACTCAAGCTGTAG
- the GRHPR gene encoding glyoxylate reductase/hydroxypyruvate reductase isoform X2 encodes MRPVRLMKVFITRRIPPEGFAALTRAADCEVEQWDSDEPIPDKELEQGVAGAHGLLCLLSDRVDKRLLDAAGANLKVISTLSVGVDHLALDEIKKRGIRVGYTPDVLTDATAELTVSLLLSTCRRLPEAIEEVKNGGWTSWKPLWMCGYGLTQSTVGIIGLGRIGQAIARRLKPFGVQRFLYTGRQPRPEEAAEFQAEFVSVPQLAAQSDFIVVACSLTPATRGLCNKDFFQKMKKTAVFVNISRGDVVNQDDLYQALASGQIAAAGLDVTTPEPLPTNHPLLTLKNCVILPHIGSATYRTRNTMSLLAANNLLAGLRGEPMPSELKL; translated from the exons CTGTGAGGTGGAGCAGTGGGATTCGGACGAGCCCATCCCGGACAAGGAGCTGGAGCAAGGCGTGGCGGGGGCCCACGGcctgctctgcctcctctctGACCGTGTGGACAAGAGGCTGCTGGATGCCGCAG GAGCCAATCTCAAAGTCATCAGCACCCTGTCCGTGGGCGTTGACCACTTGGCTTTGGATGAAATTAAGAAGCG TGGGATCCGAGTGGGCTACACCCCAGATGTCCTGACAGATGCCACCGCTGAACTCACAGTGTCCCTGCTGCTCTCCACCTGCCGCCGGTTGCCAGAGGCCATTGAAGAAGTGAAGAA CGGTGGCTGGACCTCGTGGAAGCCCCTGTGGATGTGTGGCTACGGACTCACGCAGAGCACCGTTGGCATCATCGGGCTGGGGCGCATAG GCCAGGCCATTGCTCGGCGTCTGAAACCGTTTGGCGTCCAGAGATTTCTATACACAGGGCGCCAACCCAGGCCTGAGGAAGCAGCAGAATTCCAGGCAGAGTTTG tgTCTGTCCCCCAGCTGGCTGCCCAGTCTGATTTCATCGTCGTGGCCTGCTCCTTAACGCCTGCAACTAGGGGGCTCTGCAACAAGGACTTCTTCCAGAAGATGAAGAAGACAGCTGTGTTTGTCAACATCAGCAG GGGCGATGTCGTAAACCAGGACGACCTGTACCAGGCCTTGGCCAGTGGTCAGATCGCAGCTGCTGGACTGGATGTGACAACCCCAGAACCACTGCCTACAAACCACCCTCTCCTGACCCTGAAGAACTGTG tgATCCTGCCCCACATTGGCAGTGCCACTTACAGAACTCGCAACACCATGTCCTTATTGGCAGCTAACAACTTGCTGGCTGGCCTGAGAGGGGAGCCGATGCCCAGTGAACTCAAGCTGTAG